The sequence TAGCTCACGAACCCGACGAGCAGTGTCGAGATGGCCGACCCCACCAGCGTCGCCGTGGTCAGAGCACCGATGCGGACCGCTGAGAACCCCAGTTCGCCCAGGTAGAGGGGCAGGAGCACGCTGACGAAGCCGTCGCCGAAGGCCCTCACGCCCCGCGCCGCGATCAGCAGCGCCGCATCCTGCGTCGCGTCCGCCGGTAGGAATCGCACTCGCGAACCCTGCGCCGCCTGCCCGACCCTCATCGTCCGCTACCCCGCGACAATCTCCACGGCTCCGACTGCGGTTATGTGTTGCACCGACTGGCCCGGTGCAAGCCAGGAGCGCCGGCGCTCCGTGCACCGCGAGCAAGTCTTCTTATTCAAACGATTCCTAGTCCGCCGCCCGCTCCTCCAGGGCGTTGGCCCCGAGCAACTCAATCAAGCGGGAGCGGCAGCGGGCGACGTGCAGGACAAACCGCCGGTCGCCGATGAGGGGGCGCAGGATCGCATCGGGAGCGGGGATCGGTCCCTGAGCGACCAGCGCAACATCTCGGTCGTAGACTCGGTCGATGAAGCGGACGAAGCGCAGGGCGTGGTCGACGTCGTCCAGCACGTCGACGCGGTCAACCTCGATCGTGTCGACCTGATCCAGCCAGGCGGCGTCGTACATCGGGTGGGTGGCGATCAGGAACTGGAGGAGCTGTTCCCAGGTGACACGGAGACAACGCGGCTCGCCACCTCGACGCCCCCGTTGTCGGTTCCCCAAGGTGAGCCGCCGGTCGACGCCGTCCACCCGCAGGATAGTGAAGGCGCTCGCGATCTCCCCCACTTCTCTCCGGAAGTCGTCGCCCGTCAGCGCACTGTTTGAGCTGCCCAGGGGGTCGGCGTTGGCAGTGGCGATGATGCGCGGGGACCCGGCCAGCATGGCGCGCAGGAGGGACACGAGCAGCATGATGTTCGCCGGGTCGCGCAGGTCGATTTCGTCGATGCAGACCAGGCGCTGGTTGGCCAGGAGGCGGCTGAGCCCCGACATACCCAGCGTGCCGGCGGCCGCCGAGAGCTCATCGAAGGTGACGAACAGGCGCGGCTCGGACGCGGAGTTGAACGCCGCGGCCATCAGGTGCGTCTTGCCCACACCAGGCGGGCCGTC is a genomic window of Sphaerobacter thermophilus DSM 20745 containing:
- the zapE gene encoding AFG1/ZapE family ATPase — translated: MPEVSLAELRAHVAAVRGPQFRLPARFAASLDDYRPDPAYPGQAEALTRVRAMLDPEPPRRRLFRRAPDSTPRGLYLDGPPGVGKTHLMAAAFNSASEPRLFVTFDELSAAAGTLGMSGLSRLLANQRLVCIDEIDLRDPANIMLLVSLLRAMLAGSPRIIATANADPLGSSNSALTGDDFRREVGEIASAFTILRVDGVDRRLTLGNRQRGRRGGEPRCLRVTWEQLLQFLIATHPMYDAAWLDQVDTIEVDRVDVLDDVDHALRFVRFIDRVYDRDVALVAQGPIPAPDAILRPLIGDRRFVLHVARCRSRLIELLGANALEERAAD